The Stieleria maiorica genome includes the window ATCAGCAGCACGGGAACGGCACAAGCCTGTCGTGACTACTTATCATCCCGAGGTCGCAACGTGGACGTGATCGCGGTCGACGCGGCGGGGAGCGTTTTATTCGGCGGATCGCCGGGACCCCGGAAGATTCCCGGGCTGGGTGCAGGCAGAGTGCCTCCACTCGCTATCGGGCAGTCATTCCAGCGAGTGCATCGTGTGACCGATCTCGATTGCGTGGTCGGATGTCGCCGCGCCGCCCAACGCGAGGCGATCTTGGTAGGGGGATCCGCCGGCGGCGTCTTGATGTCGGTAGACCACCTGAAAGACCAACTCGTGGGCAAACGCTGCGTCGCGATTCTCCATGACTCCGGCACCCGGTATCTGGACACCATCTACGACGACGACTGGGTTGAAACGCATTTGGATTGTGATCCGATCCGCTTGAAACGATGGGTCGAGACGGGTGTAGCACCGATTTCTAACGAGGTGATGCTGTGAGTATTGCGAATTTCCCAGAGGCAGCAGTGCCGCAAAGCCGAGTCGATGGCGGCAGAGAGAAGGTACGACTGGCCATCGTCGGATGCGGTCCGCGCGGCCTGCAATGCCTTGAAGCGTTCAGCCGAGCCGTCGGGGAACGAAGGTTACACGCGATCGACGTGACGGTGTTCGAGCCGGCCGGATCGCCCGGTGCCGGTCATATCTATGACCCGCAACAGCCACGTGAGCTGCTCATGAATTACGCGACGCAGCACATTGATTTTTGGCAGCGTTATCGTCAATCTCCCATGGCCCAGTCCGAATCATTGATCGAATGGCTGGATCACCGTTATCCCGACTTGGCAACGACCGATCAGTACATCCCGCGAGCGATTGTCGGAGAGTACCTTTCAGATTGTTTTCAAACGGTCTCTAAGCGATTTGCGCCTTCGTCGTTCCGTGTCGTTCGGAAACGCGTCCGGCGGGTGTGGCGGGACGGTCTCGGATGGCACATCGAATTTAATGGGGGCACGACGTCATTTGATTATGTCGTGCTTGCGACCGGGCATGAAGGTTTACGACCTTCGTTAGACGGTGAATCCACGTTTAGCCATGGACGGCGGAAAGCCCGCCCGGTCTACCCCGCCAAGTCGCAACTTTCTACCGGTTGCGTTCGCGCCGGTGCCTCCGTTCTCATCCGCGGAATGGGCTTGACTGCGATCGACGCTGTGCTCTCGTTGACCGAAGGTCGCAGCGGGGAGTTTCAGGCGAACGATCCTTTGCCTCGCTACATCCACTGTTTCAATGAACCTCGACTGATCGACTTGCGTAGCCGATCGGGGCGGCCGATGTTGGCCAAACCGACTGCGAAAGTTGAGCCCATCGAAGACCGCTTCTGGGAACCGTTCCGCAGGCGTCTCGAGGATCTGCAAGCATGCCGTGGCAGAATTCGATTTCGCAGTGACCTTTTCACCGTCGTATCGGATGCGGCCGCAGAGCTACTGAAGCGACACGGCGCAAATCCAGTTCGGGAACGAGACATCAGCAACTGGTATCGCGGTTGGGCTCGCTACCGGATGGATGCACAAACGGCCTACGATGCTATGTTGCAGTCCCACGGTGTCGCGACAGGACGGCTTCCAAAGGACATCCCCTTTGCTCTGGGGGAATCGTGGCGGAAACTCTATCCTCAAGTGGTCACGCTCGTCAGTTACGGCGGGCTGGCCGATGACCAGTATTCGTCGTTCCGATCGGTTGCATCGGAAATGGAGCGAATCGCCTTCGGCCCACCCGCGAAAAGTATCGGGAAACTTCTTGCATTGATCAGCCAGGGCGTGGTGACGTTGGGGCAAATCGCAGAACCGTTCCCGGATGGGAAAGATTACGATACGATTCTTAATGCAGTGATCGCCGGTCCCCACGACCCGAGTTTCGCCGGCCCTATCGCCGGGCTGCTGGACGATGGAGTCTTGCGTCGGCACGGTCCCACCAACGCGATCGTAACCGACCACGAAGGATTTGTTCCTGGCACCGAGTGCACCCTCGCCATCTTCGGACGCGCGACTGAAGGATGGGTGGTCGGTAACGATACGTTATCACGAGCGTTGCACGACCAAATTGATCGCTGGGCGTCCCGTATGGCCGTC containing:
- a CDS encoding FAD/NAD(P)-binding protein, which gives rise to MSIANFPEAAVPQSRVDGGREKVRLAIVGCGPRGLQCLEAFSRAVGERRLHAIDVTVFEPAGSPGAGHIYDPQQPRELLMNYATQHIDFWQRYRQSPMAQSESLIEWLDHRYPDLATTDQYIPRAIVGEYLSDCFQTVSKRFAPSSFRVVRKRVRRVWRDGLGWHIEFNGGTTSFDYVVLATGHEGLRPSLDGESTFSHGRRKARPVYPAKSQLSTGCVRAGASVLIRGMGLTAIDAVLSLTEGRSGEFQANDPLPRYIHCFNEPRLIDLRSRSGRPMLAKPTAKVEPIEDRFWEPFRRRLEDLQACRGRIRFRSDLFTVVSDAAAELLKRHGANPVRERDISNWYRGWARYRMDAQTAYDAMLQSHGVATGRLPKDIPFALGESWRKLYPQVVTLVSYGGLADDQYSSFRSVASEMERIAFGPPAKSIGKLLALISQGVVTLGQIAEPFPDGKDYDTILNAVIAGPHDPSFAGPIAGLLDDGVLRRHGPTNAIVTDHEGFVPGTECTLAIFGRATEGWVVGNDTLSRALHDQIDRWASRMAVITESVGGARYGF